Proteins encoded in a region of the Ruegeria sp. AD91A genome:
- a CDS encoding D-glycerate dehydrogenase, producing the protein MPRERLSVVVTRRLPEAVETRLSELFDVRLRDDDTPMTREELVAAVQDADVLVPTVTDAIDSGLLGQAGEKLKLIANYGAGVDNIDVSTARQRGILVSNTPGVLTDDTADMTMALILAVTRRIPEGLSVMQQGDWSGWAPTAFLGGRIGGRRLGILGMGRIGQAVARRANAFGMQVHYHNRRRLRPETEQELEATYWESLDQMVARMDVISVNCPSTPSTFHLMNARRLKLMKPSAVIVNTSRGEVVDENALTRMIRAGEIAGAGLDVYEQGTDVNPRLRQLPNVVLLPHMGSATLEGRVEMGEKVIINIKTFEDGHRPPDQVVPAML; encoded by the coding sequence GTGCCAAGAGAACGTTTGAGTGTTGTCGTTACGCGACGGTTGCCCGAAGCGGTCGAAACACGTTTGAGCGAGTTATTTGACGTGCGCTTGCGCGACGATGACACTCCGATGACGCGCGAGGAACTGGTGGCCGCAGTGCAAGACGCCGATGTGCTGGTGCCTACGGTAACTGATGCGATTGATAGCGGTCTACTGGGGCAGGCGGGCGAAAAGCTGAAGCTCATTGCCAATTACGGGGCTGGTGTCGACAATATTGATGTATCCACAGCGCGTCAGCGCGGTATTCTGGTGTCGAACACGCCGGGTGTGCTGACTGATGACACCGCCGACATGACGATGGCCCTGATCCTGGCAGTTACCAGACGCATTCCCGAAGGTCTGAGTGTGATGCAGCAAGGAGATTGGTCCGGCTGGGCACCCACCGCTTTTCTGGGAGGTCGTATCGGAGGTCGCCGTCTGGGTATTCTGGGCATGGGACGGATCGGGCAGGCAGTAGCGCGGCGTGCAAACGCGTTTGGAATGCAGGTCCACTATCACAACCGTCGCAGGCTGCGCCCAGAGACTGAGCAGGAGCTGGAGGCAACCTATTGGGAAAGCCTGGATCAGATGGTCGCGCGGATGGACGTGATCTCGGTCAATTGCCCCTCAACGCCGTCGACTTTCCATCTGATGAACGCACGTCGTCTGAAACTGATGAAACCCTCGGCAGTGATCGTAAACACGTCACGTGGCGAAGTCGTGGATGAAAATGCCCTGACCCGGATGATTCGTGCAGGTGAAATTGCGGGGGCGGGGCTGGATGTCTACGAACAGGGCACTGACGTGAACCCGCGCCTGCGGCAGCTGCCCAATGTGGTTCTGTTGCCTCATATGGGATCGGCAACGCTGGAGGGCCGGGTAGAGATGGGCGAGAAGGTCATTATCAACATCAAGACTTTCGAAGACGGCCACCGCCCGCCGGATCAGGTTGTGCCGGCGATGCTGTAG
- a CDS encoding GFA family protein codes for MDVYEGGCRCGNLRIKASGRPLRVGICHCLDCRKHHGALFYAAAVFPDDRIEVSGEARGYVDRFFCPGCGSPVFARSGAEVEVHLGCLDAPDQLTPTYESWVTRREAWLPDFCGMTRFDQGRLADGLKA; via the coding sequence ATGGACGTTTATGAAGGAGGATGCCGATGTGGAAATCTGCGCATCAAAGCTTCAGGTCGTCCTCTCAGGGTCGGGATTTGTCACTGTCTGGATTGTCGGAAGCATCATGGCGCTTTGTTCTATGCGGCGGCCGTTTTCCCGGATGACAGAATTGAGGTTTCCGGCGAAGCGCGCGGCTATGTTGACAGGTTCTTTTGCCCTGGCTGCGGCTCTCCGGTCTTTGCGCGCAGCGGAGCTGAAGTGGAAGTGCATCTTGGGTGCCTTGATGCGCCAGACCAGTTGACGCCAACTTATGAAAGCTGGGTCACCCGGCGTGAAGCGTGGTTGCCTGATTTCTGTGGAATGACCCGCTTTGACCAGGGTCGATTGGCAGACGGCTTAAAGGCTTAA
- the ggt gene encoding gamma-glutamyltransferase, translating into MRLVSVLLLSALGCATQGFAQEAADAVAPETATEGQVQAMTEEVIAALEAKLDGVPVTSETWMIAAANPLAVEAGARVLRAGGSAADAMVAVQVVLGLVEPQSSGLGGGAFLVWYDAATGQMTTLDGRETAPLAAATPTLFQDENGEPLKFFDAVVGGLSVGTPGTPALLEEAHRRWGRSAWPGLFADGIRLADEGFLVSPRLASLVENDAERLSHFPETAEYFLPGGEPLQQGQRQMNPAYAETLRVLASDGAAGFYGGEIAADIVRTVRNAPGNPGVLSGADLALYQVIEREPVCAEYRAYEVCGMGPPSSGALTLGQILGMLNSYDLAAMGSESAEAWRLIGDASRLAFADRGRYMADSDFVPMPTSGLVDPAYLSQRAELLDSEGALAEVGPGQPEFDHALNWADDVSLELPSTSHISIVDGYGNVLSMTTTIENGFGSRLMTNGFLLNNELTDFSFKTHSNGVPIANRLEPGKRPRSSMSPTIVMQDGAPVLAIGSPGGSRIIGYVAKSIIAWADWGMDVQQAVSLPHLVNRFGTYDVEAGTSAEGFSDGLTELGFEVNPRDLTSGLHAIEIGGGLSGGADPRREGIALGE; encoded by the coding sequence ATGAGACTTGTTTCAGTTCTACTGCTTTCTGCATTGGGTTGTGCAACTCAGGGGTTCGCTCAGGAAGCGGCCGATGCCGTTGCGCCGGAAACGGCCACGGAAGGGCAGGTGCAGGCCATGACAGAAGAGGTCATCGCCGCGCTCGAGGCCAAGCTGGATGGTGTTCCGGTCACGTCTGAGACCTGGATGATTGCCGCAGCCAACCCGCTGGCCGTGGAAGCCGGAGCCAGAGTATTGCGCGCAGGTGGGTCCGCCGCAGACGCAATGGTAGCGGTGCAGGTCGTGCTGGGCCTGGTCGAGCCTCAATCCTCGGGCTTGGGCGGTGGTGCGTTTTTGGTCTGGTACGACGCAGCGACCGGGCAGATGACAACCCTGGACGGGCGTGAAACCGCACCGCTTGCGGCCGCCACACCGACCCTGTTTCAAGACGAAAACGGAGAGCCGCTGAAGTTCTTCGACGCAGTTGTTGGTGGGCTGTCCGTGGGTACTCCGGGCACACCTGCTTTGCTGGAAGAGGCGCATCGCCGCTGGGGCCGTTCTGCGTGGCCGGGATTGTTTGCCGATGGAATCCGGTTGGCGGACGAAGGGTTCCTGGTGTCCCCACGTCTGGCCAGCCTTGTCGAAAACGATGCCGAGCGCCTGTCGCACTTCCCGGAAACCGCTGAATACTTCCTGCCGGGAGGCGAACCGTTGCAGCAGGGGCAGCGCCAGATGAACCCGGCTTATGCCGAAACACTGCGTGTGTTGGCCAGTGACGGGGCAGCTGGATTCTACGGTGGTGAGATTGCAGCAGATATCGTGCGCACGGTTCGCAACGCTCCCGGCAATCCCGGTGTTCTGTCCGGTGCGGATCTTGCGCTGTATCAGGTGATCGAACGCGAGCCGGTTTGCGCAGAATACCGTGCCTATGAAGTCTGCGGCATGGGCCCGCCGTCGTCGGGTGCGCTGACCCTGGGGCAAATTCTGGGGATGCTGAACAGCTATGATCTAGCGGCCATGGGCTCGGAAAGCGCCGAGGCGTGGCGGCTGATCGGAGACGCTTCGCGTCTCGCCTTTGCGGACCGGGGCCGCTACATGGCCGACAGCGATTTCGTACCCATGCCGACCAGCGGGCTGGTCGATCCGGCGTACCTGTCGCAACGTGCTGAATTGCTGGACTCCGAAGGCGCTTTGGCAGAGGTCGGACCGGGGCAACCAGAATTCGATCACGCGCTAAACTGGGCGGATGATGTATCGCTGGAATTGCCCTCGACCTCGCATATCTCGATCGTGGACGGCTATGGCAACGTGCTGTCGATGACCACGACCATCGAGAACGGCTTTGGTTCACGCCTGATGACAAACGGGTTCCTTCTGAACAACGAACTGACGGATTTTTCGTTCAAGACCCACAGTAACGGCGTGCCGATTGCCAACCGGCTGGAGCCCGGAAAACGTCCGCGTTCGTCCATGAGCCCGACCATCGTGATGCAGGATGGCGCGCCGGTTTTGGCTATTGGTTCTCCGGGTGGCAGTCGGATCATCGGCTATGTGGCCAAGTCGATCATCGCCTGGGCCGACTGGGGAATGGATGTGCAACAAGCCGTGTCACTGCCGCATCTGGTCAATCGTTTCGGGACTTACGACGTCGAGGCCGGGACCTCTGCAGAAGGCTTTTCTGACGGGCTGACCGAGCTTGGCTTCGAGGTAAATCCGCGTGACCTGACATCTGGCCTTCACGCCATCGAAATTGGCGGCGGGCTGAGCGGTGGTGCCGACCCGCGCCGCGAAGGTATTGCGCTGGGCGAATAG
- a CDS encoding FAD-binding oxidoreductase produces the protein MVQATALPRNETGIETVIGVLKQRFGDRLQTGAAIREQHGHTTTWIENQSPDAVVFPHTTQEVSEIVKTCAAHRVPVIPFGTGTSLEGHVNAPAGGISVDLMQMDKVLAVHAEDLDCVVQPGVTREALNTHLRDQGLFFPIDPGANASLGGMAATRASGTNAVRYGTMRDNILSLEAVMPDGQIIRTGHRAKKSSAGYDLARLLIGAEGTLGIITELTLRLQGIPEAISSARCSFPSVDAACRAVMMTIQYGIPVARIELLDEMSVQAANAYSGLCLPETPLLLLEFHGSESGAAEQAETFGQIVEEFGGTDFAATSTTEERNKLWQARHDMYWACLQLRPGARGISTDVCVPISRLAECVTSTQQKASDLGLLAPMVGHVGDGNFHSLLLIDMENTEEVVKAEEFVGWLNDLAISMEGTCTGEHGIGQGKMPYLIKELGAATQYMAAIKAALDPENIMNPGKVLSDQS, from the coding sequence ATGGTGCAGGCGACCGCTTTGCCTCGGAATGAAACAGGTATCGAAACCGTCATAGGCGTTCTGAAACAACGCTTTGGCGACAGGTTGCAAACTGGTGCCGCAATCCGGGAACAGCACGGGCACACCACGACCTGGATTGAAAACCAGAGCCCGGATGCTGTGGTTTTCCCGCATACAACGCAGGAGGTTTCGGAAATCGTCAAAACCTGTGCCGCGCACAGGGTACCGGTGATCCCCTTCGGCACTGGAACGTCGCTGGAAGGGCATGTGAATGCGCCAGCGGGGGGAATTTCGGTCGATCTGATGCAGATGGACAAGGTGCTGGCGGTCCACGCCGAAGATCTGGATTGCGTCGTGCAGCCCGGCGTCACGCGTGAGGCGCTGAACACCCATTTGCGGGACCAGGGTCTGTTCTTTCCGATTGACCCGGGGGCGAATGCCTCGCTGGGCGGTATGGCCGCGACCCGCGCTTCGGGCACCAATGCGGTGCGGTATGGAACGATGAGGGACAACATTCTCAGCCTTGAGGCGGTCATGCCGGACGGCCAGATCATCCGTACCGGTCACAGGGCCAAGAAGTCATCGGCCGGGTATGATCTGGCACGTCTTTTGATTGGGGCGGAAGGTACGTTGGGGATCATCACCGAGTTGACTCTGCGGTTGCAGGGCATCCCCGAAGCGATCAGCTCGGCCAGGTGTTCTTTTCCATCGGTCGATGCAGCGTGTCGTGCTGTGATGATGACCATTCAGTATGGCATTCCGGTCGCCCGAATAGAGTTGCTGGATGAAATGTCGGTTCAGGCGGCAAACGCCTATTCCGGGCTATGCCTGCCGGAAACGCCGTTGTTGCTGCTTGAATTCCATGGCTCTGAAAGCGGTGCAGCGGAACAGGCTGAAACCTTTGGTCAGATCGTCGAGGAGTTCGGCGGCACTGACTTTGCTGCGACCTCGACCACCGAAGAGCGGAACAAGCTTTGGCAGGCCCGGCATGATATGTATTGGGCGTGCCTGCAACTGCGCCCCGGCGCGCGTGGCATTTCCACAGATGTCTGCGTGCCGATCTCGCGTCTGGCGGAATGTGTGACCAGCACCCAACAGAAGGCATCCGATCTTGGTTTGCTCGCGCCAATGGTCGGGCATGTGGGGGATGGGAACTTCCACTCGCTTCTACTGATCGACATGGAAAATACCGAAGAAGTTGTCAAAGCCGAAGAGTTTGTCGGCTGGTTGAATGATCTGGCAATTTCAATGGAAGGCACCTGTACAGGTGAACACGGCATCGGTCAGGGCAAAATGCCTTACCTCATCAAGGAACTGGGTGCTGCCACGCAGTATATGGCGGCGATCAAGGCCGCTCTGGACCCCGAAAATATCATGAATCCCGGCAAGGTTTTGTCCGACCAATCGTAA
- a CDS encoding FAD-dependent oxidoreductase — protein MKTQVKALVVGGGAVGTSIAYHLAKAGWDDVMLIERDELTSGSTWHAAGLLPLFNMSYATTHIHKYSVDFYKTLEEETGLNAGFAVVGNLRMAQTQERMDEYMLYASTAETCDVAYEWLTPDQIKERWPLIETSDLKGAIYHTEDGYINPADVTQAMAKGARQRGVEIVRKMQADAFHWNGTHWEVTCTKMVEKGGNLVESDEKVVITAEHVVTASGNHAQRTAKMLGIKMSAIPVEHTFIVMDKDPELVKWREAGNPEHPVVRDADNESYAREERGGWILGIYEHGAPARFEHGVPDSFRADLFPLDLDRIADQYMAMAERVPSCAESGLKDDFNGPICYTPDGNPLVGPAPGLRNMWLAEGFSFGITAAGGTGYYLAQLMVDGEAEIDMASLDPKRYSSNWMTTEFAARKNEECYEHVYILHHPDEEREACRPLRTVPAYDRQKARGAQFGWVNGWERPNYFGPVDAADNFDKESRSFRRGGWWQYAVEEAKAIREGVGLIDASAFTKHVVKGPGATQFLDWFTCNKLPKVGRINLTYALTSHGTTRTEYTIVRNGENNYYIVSAGAWTEYDADYLRKAAEDKMEEFGYIEIQDVTTQWGVFAIAGPKSRDVLKEVIKDADPETALSNKRFPWLSARQIELGMCPVNAIRVAYTGELGWELHHPIEMQNYLFDLLEKAGEKHGMKLVGARAQNWLRQEKSYRAFGTELGRDATPLEADLPRFVDLSKDFYGKAKLEETGVRVKCCTLLIDGPEDADPWGREALYTPEGERVGRLTSGGYSVAFEKSISMGYVKPELAVEGTKLKVKMQDKLWDAVVTCDSPYDPKNETIRKDG, from the coding sequence ATGAAAACCCAAGTCAAAGCATTGGTCGTTGGCGGCGGCGCCGTTGGGACCTCGATTGCCTATCATCTGGCCAAAGCGGGCTGGGATGATGTGATGTTGATCGAACGGGACGAGTTGACGTCCGGGTCCACCTGGCACGCGGCTGGCCTGCTGCCACTGTTCAACATGTCCTATGCGACAACTCACATCCACAAGTACTCGGTCGACTTCTACAAGACGCTGGAAGAAGAAACCGGGCTGAATGCGGGTTTTGCCGTTGTCGGCAACCTGCGCATGGCACAGACGCAAGAGCGCATGGATGAGTATATGCTCTACGCCTCGACAGCGGAGACCTGCGATGTCGCGTACGAATGGCTGACCCCCGACCAGATCAAGGAGCGTTGGCCCCTGATCGAGACATCGGATCTGAAGGGTGCGATCTATCACACCGAGGACGGCTACATTAACCCGGCTGACGTGACTCAGGCGATGGCCAAGGGGGCCCGTCAGCGTGGTGTAGAGATCGTGCGCAAGATGCAGGCGGATGCCTTCCACTGGAATGGCACCCATTGGGAAGTCACCTGCACCAAGATGGTGGAAAAAGGCGGCAATCTTGTCGAGAGCGATGAGAAGGTCGTGATTACTGCCGAGCATGTCGTCACTGCATCGGGCAACCACGCACAGCGCACCGCCAAGATGCTGGGCATCAAGATGTCGGCGATCCCGGTCGAGCATACGTTCATCGTCATGGACAAAGACCCGGAATTGGTCAAATGGCGTGAAGCGGGCAACCCCGAACACCCCGTTGTGCGCGATGCGGACAACGAATCCTATGCGCGTGAAGAGCGCGGTGGCTGGATTCTGGGTATCTATGAACACGGCGCCCCCGCGCGGTTTGAACACGGTGTGCCGGACAGCTTCCGCGCAGACCTGTTCCCGCTGGATCTGGATCGGATTGCGGATCAGTACATGGCCATGGCCGAGCGTGTGCCGTCCTGCGCCGAATCCGGCCTGAAGGACGATTTCAACGGCCCGATCTGCTATACGCCTGACGGCAACCCGCTGGTTGGTCCTGCGCCGGGTCTGCGCAATATGTGGTTGGCAGAAGGTTTCAGCTTCGGTATCACCGCCGCCGGCGGCACCGGCTATTATCTGGCGCAGTTGATGGTCGATGGCGAAGCCGAGATCGACATGGCCTCGCTGGACCCCAAACGCTACAGCAGCAACTGGATGACCACCGAGTTCGCGGCCCGCAAGAACGAAGAGTGCTATGAGCACGTCTATATCCTGCACCATCCGGACGAAGAGCGTGAAGCTTGCCGTCCGCTGCGAACAGTTCCGGCCTACGACCGTCAGAAAGCGCGCGGCGCTCAGTTTGGATGGGTCAACGGCTGGGAACGTCCGAACTATTTCGGCCCCGTCGATGCAGCTGACAATTTCGACAAGGAAAGCCGCTCGTTCCGTCGTGGAGGCTGGTGGCAGTACGCTGTCGAAGAAGCCAAAGCGATCCGCGAAGGCGTCGGCCTGATCGACGCGTCGGCCTTCACCAAACATGTCGTCAAAGGCCCCGGTGCGACCCAGTTCCTGGATTGGTTCACCTGCAACAAGTTGCCGAAGGTCGGTCGGATCAACCTGACCTACGCGCTGACGTCGCACGGTACCACCCGCACCGAATACACCATCGTCCGCAATGGCGAGAACAACTACTACATCGTCTCTGCCGGTGCCTGGACCGAGTATGACGCCGACTACCTCCGCAAGGCGGCCGAGGACAAGATGGAGGAGTTCGGTTACATCGAAATCCAGGACGTGACCACGCAATGGGGCGTCTTCGCCATCGCCGGACCCAAGTCGCGCGACGTTCTGAAAGAGGTCATCAAAGACGCCGATCCGGAAACCGCGCTGTCCAACAAGCGATTCCCGTGGCTGTCGGCCCGTCAGATCGAACTGGGCATGTGCCCGGTCAACGCGATCCGCGTGGCCTATACCGGCGAACTGGGCTGGGAGCTGCACCACCCGATCGAGATGCAGAACTACCTGTTCGACCTGCTTGAAAAAGCCGGTGAGAAGCACGGCATGAAGCTGGTCGGTGCGCGCGCCCAGAACTGGCTGCGGCAGGAGAAATCCTATCGCGCCTTCGGCACCGAACTGGGCCGCGATGCGACCCCGCTGGAAGCCGACCTGCCGCGCTTTGTCGATTTGTCGAAAGACTTCTACGGCAAGGCCAAGCTGGAAGAGACCGGCGTGCGCGTGAAGTGCTGTACCCTGCTGATCGACGGCCCGGAGGATGCCGACCCATGGGGCCGCGAGGCACTGTACACACCGGAAGGCGAGCGTGTGGGTCGATTGACCTCGGGCGGTTATTCCGTGGCATTCGAGAAGTCCATCAGCATGGGTTATGTAAAGCCCGAGCTGGCAGTCGAAGGCACAAAGCTGAAGGTCAAAATGCAGGACAAGCTTTGGGATGCGGTTGTAACCTGCGACAGCCCTTACGATCCTAAAAACGAAACCATCCGCAAGGACGGTTGA
- a CDS encoding carboxymuconolactone decarboxylase family protein has translation MAWQEKLSATRKSLRNLNGSIPDTTRAFGALGKAVKESGTLDYKTKELIALGMSVSLRCEPCITLHTEALIKAGATREEVSDVLAMAIQMGGGPAMMYAAKALECFDELSA, from the coding sequence ATGGCATGGCAAGAAAAACTCTCGGCAACACGAAAGAGTTTGCGAAACCTGAACGGTTCTATCCCCGACACGACGCGCGCATTCGGAGCGCTTGGCAAAGCCGTCAAAGAGAGCGGTACACTCGACTACAAAACCAAGGAACTCATTGCGTTAGGCATGTCGGTCAGCCTGCGCTGCGAACCCTGTATCACCCTGCATACCGAAGCTTTGATCAAGGCAGGTGCAACACGAGAGGAAGTGTCCGACGTGTTGGCCATGGCAATCCAGATGGGTGGCGGCCCAGCAATGATGTACGCGGCCAAAGCGCTGGAATGCTTCGACGAACTCTCAGCATGA
- a CDS encoding DUF938 domain-containing protein, translating into MIKRSLPSSASVANASEDGKLVAPAASRNTDALCALLQEWGPSQGQALEIASGTGQHVSAFAEVLPGLTWQPSEVEPERRVSIDAYTRNSPNVAQVVELDAVNSGWHRRIYGKDLIVLINLIHLISWQETRTIVSEVAQSLSPKGRFILYGPFKRSGQLTSDGDVRFHAALFQQDPEIGYKNDGDILNLFKNVGLHMLATVEMPANNLAFIAERPVV; encoded by the coding sequence ATGATCAAACGCAGCCTCCCCTCTTCTGCAAGCGTTGCCAATGCGTCTGAAGATGGCAAGCTGGTGGCCCCGGCAGCATCCCGAAACACGGACGCCCTGTGTGCATTGCTGCAAGAATGGGGCCCGTCCCAAGGTCAGGCATTGGAAATTGCAAGCGGGACAGGTCAGCATGTCAGTGCCTTCGCCGAAGTGCTGCCCGGGCTGACCTGGCAGCCTTCGGAAGTTGAACCTGAGCGGCGCGTGAGTATCGACGCCTATACCCGCAACTCGCCCAATGTCGCGCAGGTCGTAGAACTGGATGCAGTGAATTCAGGCTGGCACAGGCGGATTTACGGCAAGGACCTGATCGTTCTGATCAACTTGATTCACTTGATCAGTTGGCAGGAAACCAGAACCATCGTTTCAGAAGTCGCCCAATCGCTGTCACCAAAGGGGCGGTTCATCTTGTACGGCCCATTCAAACGCTCGGGCCAACTCACCAGTGACGGGGATGTCCGCTTTCATGCGGCTTTGTTTCAACAAGACCCCGAAATCGGCTACAAAAACGACGGGGACATTCTGAATTTGTTCAAAAACGTCGGTCTGCACATGCTGGCTACGGTCGAGATGCCTGCCAACAACCTTGCATTCATTGCCGAGCGCCCTGTCGTCTGA
- a CDS encoding FAD-binding oxidoreductase produces the protein MIDFLIIGGGIAGLSAGARLSQHGTVVVLEAEDALGYHASGRSAALFEESYGPPSVVALNKAGAAFLRTQNGGYLTPRGLMLVGAVEQPDIFEADRADLNMVKITMDQAISRVPILNPDKVGFAAISEAAFDIDTDRLLQDFARTIRQNGGTVSTKSKVTGIRKEKHWVVEANEIFEARTLVNAAGAWVDEVAQLAGLPGIGITPRRRSMARLPAPGGHDVSVWPMMLGAGETWYAKPDAGKLLVSPSEADPVPPQDAYADDMVLAEGLARYEELMTEPVTRVETNWAGLRSFAPDGTLVLGRDPLDPSFVWSGGQGGYGFQTSPAASQLLCDLVVGNTPELKPDIVGMLTPYRLKR, from the coding sequence ATGATTGATTTCCTTATCATCGGCGGCGGAATTGCCGGGCTCAGTGCGGGTGCGCGCCTGTCGCAACATGGAACTGTGGTGGTTCTCGAAGCCGAAGACGCCCTGGGCTATCACGCATCGGGCCGGTCGGCGGCGTTGTTCGAAGAAAGCTATGGGCCTCCCTCGGTCGTCGCCCTGAACAAAGCGGGGGCCGCCTTCTTGCGCACACAGAATGGCGGGTACCTGACCCCGCGGGGTTTGATGCTGGTCGGAGCGGTTGAACAACCCGACATTTTTGAAGCCGATCGCGCCGATCTGAACATGGTGAAGATAACGATGGATCAGGCCATATCGCGCGTTCCGATCCTGAACCCGGACAAAGTCGGGTTTGCAGCCATCAGCGAAGCGGCCTTTGACATCGATACAGATCGCCTGTTGCAGGATTTCGCCCGGACCATCCGGCAAAACGGAGGAACGGTTTCGACGAAAAGCAAAGTCACCGGCATTCGAAAAGAAAAGCACTGGGTGGTTGAGGCCAATGAGATCTTTGAAGCCCGCACTCTGGTCAACGCAGCCGGTGCCTGGGTGGATGAGGTTGCACAGCTTGCAGGGCTGCCTGGTATCGGCATCACACCTCGCCGTCGGTCGATGGCGCGTCTGCCCGCCCCCGGAGGGCATGACGTTTCTGTCTGGCCCATGATGCTGGGCGCTGGCGAGACATGGTACGCCAAACCGGATGCGGGCAAGCTTCTGGTCTCTCCCTCCGAAGCCGATCCGGTTCCGCCGCAGGATGCCTATGCAGATGATATGGTGTTGGCAGAGGGTCTGGCGCGGTATGAAGAGTTGATGACCGAGCCGGTCACAAGGGTTGAAACGAATTGGGCAGGTTTGCGCAGTTTTGCCCCTGACGGGACCTTGGTGCTTGGGCGCGACCCACTGGACCCTTCGTTTGTCTGGAGTGGCGGTCAGGGCGGGTATGGTTTTCAAACCTCACCGGCGGCCTCGCAACTGTTGTGCGATCTTGTTGTTGGAAACACACCCGAGCTGAAACCTGACATAGTAGGCATGTTGACCCCTTACAGGTTAAAACGATGA
- a CDS encoding HlyD family secretion protein produces MIETMLCALITVLPDYLFRRFVQGKRIGHEITLFTMWYELRWGLTTCAILALTVITTLFYFHPASKTAASYFRTVTILPQLGGRVSEVFVKNNELVTAGQPIFRIEDFSQTAQVQAANAQIAQVQASLKVAETDLAEAEAGIAGAKAALAQSLEDLERNTTLRDEGSSAVRLAEIERLENLVAQREAQVLAAESKRAAVEQQIEELIPAQLASAIAQLDAAQTELDKTVIIAGVTGRVEQFGLQVGDYVSPLLRPAGILVPSHTGHDRFQAAFSQLSAQVIKPGMIGELGCMTKPFTVIPTVVVEVQDVIPSGQIRPSDELRDVQTNSNPGSILVYMEPLYKGMADDIPPGSNCLANVYTDNHERLEHEDLGFWDAAFLHVVDTIGVVHAAGLRLRLILMPVNTLVLTGH; encoded by the coding sequence ATGATCGAGACCATGCTCTGCGCCCTGATAACGGTGCTGCCCGACTATCTGTTCCGCCGGTTCGTTCAGGGTAAGCGGATCGGTCACGAGATTACCTTGTTTACCATGTGGTACGAACTGCGGTGGGGGTTGACCACCTGTGCCATTCTGGCGCTGACCGTGATCACCACGCTGTTTTATTTTCATCCAGCTAGTAAAACCGCGGCGTCCTATTTCCGGACAGTGACCATTCTGCCGCAATTGGGTGGCCGTGTTTCCGAGGTTTTTGTCAAGAACAATGAGCTGGTAACCGCTGGGCAACCGATTTTTCGGATCGAGGATTTTAGTCAGACTGCACAGGTTCAGGCGGCAAATGCGCAGATTGCACAGGTGCAGGCCTCACTTAAGGTTGCGGAAACCGACTTGGCCGAGGCCGAAGCTGGAATTGCCGGTGCCAAGGCAGCGCTTGCGCAGTCTCTGGAGGATCTTGAGCGCAACACAACCCTGCGTGACGAAGGTTCAAGCGCGGTAAGGTTGGCCGAGATTGAGAGGCTGGAAAACCTTGTTGCCCAGCGAGAGGCCCAGGTTCTTGCAGCGGAATCCAAACGTGCTGCGGTTGAGCAGCAGATTGAAGAACTGATCCCCGCGCAGCTGGCAAGTGCCATTGCGCAACTGGATGCTGCGCAGACCGAATTGGACAAAACCGTAATCATCGCGGGCGTCACGGGGCGGGTCGAACAGTTCGGCCTGCAGGTCGGTGATTACGTAAGCCCGTTGTTGCGACCTGCTGGTATTCTAGTGCCATCGCACACCGGACATGACCGCTTTCAGGCCGCTTTCAGCCAGCTGTCTGCTCAGGTGATAAAGCCGGGCATGATTGGCGAATTGGGCTGCATGACCAAGCCATTCACCGTGATCCCCACTGTGGTGGTCGAGGTGCAGGATGTCATTCCTTCCGGCCAGATCCGTCCATCGGATGAATTGCGGGACGTGCAGACCAACAGCAATCCCGGCTCGATTCTGGTTTATATGGAGCCGCTATACAAAGGTATGGCCGATGACATTCCACCGGGCAGCAATTGTCTGGCCAATGTCTACACAGACAACCACGAGCGGTTGGAGCACGAGGATCTGGGCTTTTGGGATGCGGCTTTCCTGCATGTGGTCGACACGATCGGCGTGGTGCATGCGGCCGGTCTGCGTTTGCGTCTGATCCTGATGCCTGTCAACACACTGGTGCTGACCGGGCACTGA